Proteins encoded in a region of the Isosphaeraceae bacterium EP7 genome:
- a CDS encoding DUF1501 domain-containing protein gives MIRFIARREFLRIGGLTGLGFGLAGMSGAADSGRGPGFGKAKSVLLVYANGGQSQLETWDPKPDAPREIRGEFAAIRSAVPGTFLGEHLPGLARRADKYTLIRSVSHEDLDHGSATYLALTGRYHPQRSGNPSPAPTDFPVLGALLGKVRPGGPLPHPSVHVNGPALVPELPGPGQDAGFLGGEFDPLLVKDPADGSPLPVGLGPVGGDALRIQVRRSLLESVTSAARGLKSDRTLDLMDAHYRRAYEMIDSPVCRTAFDLSLEPESVRNRYGRHRSGQACLLGRRLVEAGVPLVTVFWNQSARGQDRFPGQIDAYGWDTHNDIFQTMRDHLLPRFDRSMSALLDDLDQSGLLETTLVVCMGEFGRAPLVALEPKFDGATPGRKHWAGAYSILMAGAGVSRGKVYGASDRFAAYPAHDAVGPWDIAATIWSALGIDPTYEYLDPLNRPFALCTGQPIKGIYGG, from the coding sequence TTGATCCGATTTATCGCCAGGCGAGAATTCCTGCGGATCGGCGGCCTGACAGGGTTGGGGTTCGGCCTCGCGGGCATGTCCGGGGCGGCCGATTCGGGGCGTGGCCCGGGGTTCGGCAAGGCAAAGTCGGTGCTGCTGGTCTACGCCAACGGCGGCCAGAGCCAGCTTGAGACCTGGGACCCCAAGCCCGACGCCCCGCGCGAGATCCGGGGTGAGTTCGCCGCGATCCGGTCGGCCGTGCCCGGCACCTTCCTTGGCGAGCACCTCCCCGGGCTCGCCCGCAGGGCCGACAAATACACACTCATCCGGTCGGTTTCGCACGAAGACCTGGACCACGGATCGGCCACCTATCTGGCGCTCACGGGCCGCTATCACCCCCAGCGATCGGGCAACCCGTCGCCCGCCCCCACCGACTTTCCCGTGCTCGGCGCCCTCCTCGGCAAGGTCAGGCCCGGCGGCCCCCTTCCCCACCCTTCGGTGCACGTCAACGGGCCGGCCCTGGTTCCCGAACTCCCTGGGCCGGGACAGGATGCAGGATTTCTCGGCGGTGAGTTCGACCCATTATTGGTGAAGGATCCGGCCGACGGATCGCCTCTCCCGGTAGGCCTCGGGCCGGTTGGAGGCGATGCGCTGCGGATCCAGGTCCGGCGCTCGCTGCTCGAATCGGTCACCTCCGCCGCCCGGGGGCTCAAATCCGACCGCACGCTCGACCTGATGGACGCCCACTATCGTCGCGCCTACGAGATGATCGACTCCCCCGTCTGCCGCACCGCGTTTGACCTGTCCCTGGAACCCGAGTCGGTCAGAAATCGTTACGGGCGCCATCGTTCGGGCCAGGCGTGCCTTCTCGGGAGGCGGCTCGTCGAGGCGGGCGTGCCGCTCGTCACGGTGTTCTGGAACCAGTCGGCTCGCGGCCAGGATCGGTTCCCCGGGCAGATTGATGCTTACGGGTGGGACACGCACAACGACATCTTCCAGACCATGCGAGACCACCTCCTCCCGAGATTCGACCGCAGCATGTCAGCCTTGCTCGACGACCTCGATCAAAGCGGCTTGCTCGAAACAACCCTCGTCGTCTGCATGGGCGAGTTCGGCCGGGCTCCGCTCGTGGCCTTGGAACCGAAGTTCGACGGAGCGACGCCTGGCCGAAAGCACTGGGCCGGGGCTTACTCGATCCTGATGGCTGGTGCAGGTGTGAGCCGTGGAAAGGTTTACGGCGCATCCGACCGTTTCGCCGCCTACCCCGCACATGATGCCGTCGGACCCTGGGATATCGCCGCGACAATCTGGTCTGCCCTCGGCATCGACCCGACGTACGAATATCTCGACCCCCTCAATCGCCCGTTCGCCCTCTGCACCGGCCAGCCCATCAAGGGGATCTACGGCGGATGA
- a CDS encoding cyanophycinase, with amino-acid sequence MRLNRLALLAIAAIGLGTVAVLGGNLARSSTAKAADLEVVAPAPKGSGALVICGGGAIPDSVRKQFVDLAGGADARIVVIPTAHSIADRPNAAEMVLAPWKQFGARSLTVFHTRSREKADDAEFLRPLVEATGVWFGGGVQSNLVAAYRGTAVEAHLAELLKRGGVIGGTSAGAAVMTRVMIASGRIEAKLGEGFDFLPGSVVDQHFLKRNRYKRLMGVLNKNPNLLGFGIDEQTALIVRGRRLDVVGNSYVVACQAAVGDQGPRTEFLKGGDQADLDSLRGPRPIVLPSLKDSLASD; translated from the coding sequence ATGCGCCTTAACAGGCTGGCGTTGCTGGCAATCGCCGCGATCGGCCTCGGCACGGTTGCAGTGCTGGGCGGAAATCTAGCCCGATCGTCGACGGCCAAGGCCGCCGACCTCGAGGTCGTGGCCCCCGCCCCCAAAGGGAGTGGTGCCCTGGTCATCTGCGGAGGTGGGGCAATCCCCGACAGCGTCCGCAAGCAATTCGTCGACCTCGCCGGTGGCGCAGACGCCCGGATCGTGGTGATCCCCACGGCCCATTCCATTGCCGACAGGCCGAATGCCGCCGAGATGGTCCTCGCCCCCTGGAAGCAGTTCGGCGCCCGTTCGCTGACCGTCTTCCACACCCGGTCGAGGGAGAAGGCGGACGACGCCGAGTTCCTCCGCCCCCTCGTCGAGGCGACCGGCGTCTGGTTCGGCGGAGGTGTCCAGTCGAATCTGGTCGCGGCCTACCGAGGAACCGCCGTCGAGGCTCATCTCGCCGAACTGCTGAAGCGCGGCGGGGTGATTGGCGGGACCTCCGCCGGCGCGGCCGTGATGACCCGGGTGATGATCGCCAGCGGCCGCATCGAGGCCAAGCTCGGCGAGGGCTTCGACTTCCTGCCCGGCTCGGTAGTCGACCAGCACTTCCTCAAGCGGAACCGCTACAAGCGGCTCATGGGCGTGCTCAACAAGAACCCGAATCTGCTCGGTTTCGGAATTGACGAGCAGACCGCCCTGATCGTCCGCGGCCGTCGGCTCGACGTGGTCGGGAACTCCTATGTCGTCGCCTGCCAGGCCGCCGTCGGCGATCAAGGTCCTAGGACCGAGTTTCTCAAGGGCGGAGATCAGGCGGATCTCGATTCGCTCCGCGGGCCCAGGCCCATCGTGCTCCCCTCCCTCAAGGACTCCCTGGCCAGCGACTGA
- a CDS encoding pentapeptide repeat-containing protein, producing the protein MSDVQQDRLTSTPRRRPTAETLNSALEDHQAWLNAGGADGQRADLSGLDLSRLDLRGVDLRGANLSQADLTDTNLRDAQLQNADLSDVRGLLSSQVGGANLSGALLPESVLKFENLAGAAESSRGAQGLFTSILLACAYTWITLGSTTDTQLVNKAALASSKLPILGIDIPLVRFYMAAPILLLCLYVYFHLGLQRLWEDLSELPAVFPDGRSLDKKAPPWLLNSLVRPNFIRLRDDRPQLSRWQAFISVALAWGLVPITLLFLWARFLRCHDLTVSGIHVLMLAGAIGAAVGFHRLTINTLRGMGRRKFSWRKSWQDARLQFILNSALSLVILGLLTFGAILGVNPDSEGRGVVVPSWSEKPLDVRHWAPRFFSFIGYSTFAHLDGTDLSVKPLNWNGEKATPQELGEVKGADLGGSNIRYGNVFGAFLVNAYLKEVKAEGCDMRESDLRRADLREARLVGVNFRSADLRGADLRWADLTGARLKEAKLEGATLNSADLTNACLDDARLASSNEQGIKPTSLREANLHGASLVNADLRGVDLRGANLADAILTGVNFKGANLVDVIGLTRKQVEVSIRDDTTKLPASLSPLATNVKSP; encoded by the coding sequence TTGTCCGACGTCCAGCAGGACCGGCTCACATCCACGCCTCGCCGGAGGCCTACGGCCGAGACCCTCAATTCGGCTCTGGAAGACCACCAGGCCTGGCTCAACGCCGGCGGGGCCGACGGCCAGCGTGCCGACCTCTCCGGCCTCGACCTGAGCCGCCTGGACTTGCGGGGCGTTGACCTGCGCGGTGCGAATCTCTCTCAGGCGGACCTGACCGATACCAACCTGCGCGACGCGCAGCTCCAGAATGCCGACCTGAGCGACGTCCGGGGCCTACTCAGCAGCCAGGTTGGCGGGGCGAACCTTTCAGGCGCCCTGCTCCCCGAGTCGGTCCTCAAATTCGAGAATCTCGCAGGTGCGGCCGAGTCGTCTCGCGGCGCCCAGGGCCTCTTCACCTCGATTTTGCTGGCCTGCGCCTACACCTGGATCACGCTCGGCTCGACCACCGACACCCAGCTCGTCAACAAGGCGGCCCTGGCCTCGTCCAAGCTACCGATCCTGGGCATCGATATCCCGCTCGTCCGCTTCTACATGGCCGCGCCCATCCTCCTGCTCTGCCTTTACGTCTACTTTCACCTGGGGTTGCAGCGACTCTGGGAGGATCTCTCCGAGCTCCCCGCCGTCTTCCCCGATGGCCGTTCGCTCGACAAGAAGGCCCCGCCCTGGCTGCTCAACAGCCTGGTTCGGCCGAACTTCATCAGGCTCCGCGACGACCGACCTCAGCTCTCTCGCTGGCAGGCGTTTATCTCGGTCGCGCTGGCCTGGGGGCTCGTCCCGATCACGCTCCTGTTTCTCTGGGCTCGGTTTCTCCGGTGCCACGACCTGACCGTCTCGGGCATTCACGTCCTGATGCTCGCGGGAGCCATCGGTGCGGCGGTCGGATTCCATCGACTGACGATCAACACCCTTCGCGGAATGGGTCGCCGCAAGTTCTCCTGGCGTAAGAGCTGGCAGGATGCCCGGTTGCAGTTCATCCTCAATAGCGCACTTTCGCTCGTCATCCTCGGCCTGCTCACCTTCGGGGCCATCCTCGGCGTCAATCCAGACTCAGAGGGCCGGGGTGTCGTCGTTCCGAGTTGGTCCGAGAAGCCGCTCGATGTTCGCCACTGGGCCCCCCGGTTCTTCTCCTTCATCGGATACAGCACCTTCGCCCACCTCGACGGCACCGACCTCTCCGTCAAACCCCTCAACTGGAATGGGGAGAAGGCCACCCCTCAGGAGTTGGGGGAGGTCAAAGGGGCCGATCTCGGCGGCTCGAACATCCGCTACGGCAACGTCTTCGGCGCCTTCCTGGTCAACGCCTACCTCAAAGAGGTGAAGGCAGAAGGTTGCGACATGAGGGAATCGGACCTCCGACGTGCTGACCTGCGTGAGGCCCGACTCGTCGGCGTGAACTTCCGCTCGGCCGACCTCCGAGGGGCCGACCTCCGCTGGGCCGACCTCACCGGGGCCAGGCTCAAGGAGGCCAAGCTCGAGGGTGCGACACTGAATTCGGCCGACCTCACCAATGCCTGCCTCGACGATGCCAGGCTCGCCTCATCGAACGAGCAGGGGATCAAGCCGACCTCCTTGCGTGAGGCCAACCTCCACGGCGCCTCGCTCGTGAATGCTGATCTCCGCGGGGTCGACCTCCGAGGTGCCAACCTCGCCGATGCGATCCTCACCGGCGTGAATTTCAAAGGCGCCAACCTCGTCGATGTCATCGGCCTGACTCGCAAGCAGGTTGAGGTCAGCATCCGCGACGACACGACCAAGCTTCCGGCCTCACTCTCGCCTCTGGCAACTAACGTCAAATCGCCTTGA
- the hpnC gene encoding squalene synthase HpnC: MTFADDLALFGPDSRARISPPEAVAYCADLTARHYENFSVVTWLTPRDLRPAFQSIYAFCRWSDDLGDEVGDRARSTELLAWWRDQLRSMFEGEPPTHPVMMALAPTVAEYAIPIAPFEALISAFEQDQTLVEYQTFDQLLDYCERSANPVGHLVLYLARAYDAENAGLSDLTCTGLQLANFWQDVARDLDIGRIYLPAEDRRRFGYDDADLHARRFNPAFARLLQFEVDRARSLLVRGQELVGRMPRPLDVDVDLFGRGGLAILDRIEAQGYDVLTSRPSLGKGAKVALVLKALVAGRLRKPGRRPIPVGAGTRS, translated from the coding sequence ATGACGTTCGCCGACGATTTAGCCCTCTTCGGGCCCGATTCGCGCGCCCGCATCTCGCCGCCCGAGGCGGTCGCCTATTGCGCCGACCTCACCGCGCGGCATTATGAGAACTTCAGCGTCGTCACCTGGCTGACCCCGCGCGACCTTCGCCCCGCATTCCAGTCGATCTACGCCTTCTGCCGCTGGTCCGATGACCTGGGTGACGAGGTCGGCGATCGCGCCCGCTCCACCGAACTACTCGCCTGGTGGCGGGATCAGCTTCGGTCCATGTTCGAGGGCGAGCCGCCGACCCACCCGGTGATGATGGCCCTGGCCCCGACCGTCGCCGAATACGCCATCCCCATCGCCCCGTTCGAGGCCCTGATCTCGGCGTTTGAGCAAGATCAGACCCTCGTCGAATACCAGACCTTCGATCAGTTGCTCGACTATTGCGAACGCTCGGCCAACCCGGTCGGCCATCTCGTGCTCTATCTTGCGCGGGCGTATGACGCCGAGAATGCAGGGCTCTCCGACCTCACCTGCACCGGCCTGCAACTGGCCAACTTCTGGCAGGATGTGGCCCGAGACCTCGACATCGGCCGGATCTACTTGCCCGCCGAGGATCGGCGACGCTTCGGCTACGACGACGCCGACTTGCACGCTCGCCGGTTCAACCCCGCCTTCGCCCGCCTCCTCCAATTCGAGGTCGACCGGGCCCGCAGCCTTCTGGTTCGCGGTCAGGAACTGGTGGGACGCATGCCCAGGCCCCTGGACGTGGACGTGGACCTCTTCGGCCGAGGCGGCCTCGCCATCCTCGACCGGATCGAGGCACAAGGATATGACGTCCTGACCAGTCGCCCTTCGCTGGGGAAGGGGGCCAAGGTCGCCCTGGTGCTCAAGGCCCTCGTGGCCGGCCGGTTGCGGAAACCGGGGAGACGCCCGATCCCCGTCGGCGCGGGGACCAGATCATGA
- a CDS encoding phytoene/squalene synthase family protein: MTESQMKASRRFCCKVARREARNFYISFLLLPPERRRSMCALYAFMRRTDDIADSPGPEAGRRAALDAWRIELDDALDGRIPAGSWPGMPALAETVHRHAIPGSLFHDVIDGVAMDLDPQPFANFDDLRGYCYRVASAVGLCCLHIWGYQSDGGRAESMADSCGVALQLTNIIRDVREDALNGRVYLPTAEMIRFGVTLDELKAASPSANLRDLLEFQANRAYEFYRAAEPLIELVDPVGRPVLASISGIYRSLLDEIVTRDYDVISSRVSIPAWRKAWIATRSLSARFISHASIPTEAPRC, translated from the coding sequence ATGACCGAGTCGCAGATGAAGGCCAGCCGGCGATTCTGCTGCAAGGTGGCCCGCCGCGAGGCACGCAACTTCTACATCAGCTTCCTGCTGCTCCCCCCCGAGCGGCGGCGGTCGATGTGCGCCCTGTATGCGTTCATGCGTCGGACCGACGACATCGCCGACTCCCCCGGACCCGAGGCCGGCCGTCGGGCCGCGCTCGATGCCTGGCGGATCGAGCTGGACGATGCCCTCGACGGCCGGATTCCCGCGGGAAGCTGGCCCGGCATGCCCGCGCTGGCCGAGACCGTGCACCGGCACGCGATCCCCGGATCGCTGTTTCACGACGTCATCGACGGCGTGGCGATGGACCTCGACCCCCAGCCGTTCGCCAACTTCGACGACCTCCGCGGGTACTGCTACCGGGTCGCCTCGGCGGTCGGCCTCTGTTGCTTGCATATCTGGGGCTACCAATCCGATGGCGGACGGGCCGAGTCGATGGCCGACTCCTGCGGCGTGGCGCTTCAACTGACGAACATCATCCGCGACGTACGAGAAGACGCGCTGAACGGCCGGGTCTATCTGCCTACCGCCGAGATGATTCGCTTCGGCGTGACCCTCGACGAACTCAAGGCCGCGAGCCCGAGCGCCAATCTCCGCGACCTTCTCGAATTCCAGGCGAATCGGGCGTATGAGTTCTACCGGGCGGCCGAGCCCCTCATCGAGCTGGTCGACCCGGTCGGCCGGCCGGTTCTCGCGTCGATCTCGGGCATCTATCGCTCGCTCCTCGACGAGATCGTGACACGGGATTACGACGTCATCTCCAGCCGGGTCTCGATCCCCGCCTGGCGCAAGGCCTGGATCGCCACCCGGTCGCTGTCGGCGCGATTCATCAGCCATGCGTCGATCCCCACGGAAGCACCCCGGTGCTGA